In Nitratiruptor sp. YY09-18, a single window of DNA contains:
- the dnaJ gene encoding molecular chaperone DnaJ, with protein sequence MVDIDYYEILEVDRNASFEEIKKAYRKLALKYHPDRNPGDKEAEEKFKLINEAYQVLSDEEKRALYDRYGKSGLENQGFSGFEQSSYEDIMDFFESVFGQAFGRGFGRRPRSDEKYPLDISIEIEIDFQEALFGTQKEIEYEYKTPCPACKGTGAKNGILQSCPECHGRGQIYYRQGFMTFSQTCPRCHGSGESATERCQECSGQGYALQHEKITINIPEGIDNENRIRVQGKGNESPSGLRGDLYIYVHVKEDEHFVRYKDDIYMEVPVFFTQAALGEAITIPTPRGERELKLHVGTKDKEQFVFKNEGFKNVHTGKYGNLIAQVKLIFPQKLTQEQQELLHKLQESFGVESRPQEKNFSSIFEKVKSWFGK encoded by the coding sequence GTGGTGGATATTGATTACTACGAGATTTTGGAAGTAGATCGTAATGCATCTTTTGAAGAGATAAAAAAAGCATATAGAAAATTGGCTCTCAAATACCACCCAGACAGAAACCCAGGCGATAAAGAGGCTGAAGAGAAATTTAAACTCATCAATGAAGCATACCAAGTGCTTAGTGATGAAGAAAAGAGGGCTTTATATGACCGCTATGGCAAAAGTGGTCTAGAAAATCAGGGATTTAGTGGATTTGAGCAGAGCAGCTATGAAGACATTATGGACTTTTTTGAATCTGTTTTTGGCCAGGCGTTTGGCAGAGGATTTGGTAGAAGACCAAGAAGTGATGAGAAGTATCCACTTGATATATCCATTGAGATAGAGATAGATTTCCAAGAGGCACTCTTTGGTACACAAAAAGAGATTGAGTATGAGTATAAAACCCCCTGCCCTGCATGTAAAGGCACAGGAGCCAAAAATGGAATTCTCCAATCCTGCCCAGAATGCCACGGAAGAGGTCAAATATACTATCGCCAAGGATTTATGACATTCTCACAAACATGTCCTCGATGTCACGGATCTGGGGAGAGTGCAACTGAGCGTTGCCAAGAGTGTAGTGGACAAGGGTATGCACTCCAGCATGAAAAGATTACTATTAATATCCCTGAAGGGATAGACAATGAAAACCGCATCCGCGTCCAAGGGAAGGGAAATGAATCTCCATCGGGACTGCGTGGAGATCTTTATATCTATGTGCATGTCAAAGAGGATGAGCATTTTGTTAGATATAAAGACGATATCTATATGGAAGTTCCTGTCTTTTTTACTCAGGCTGCCTTAGGAGAGGCTATAACTATCCCGACTCCAAGAGGCGAAAGAGAGCTCAAACTCCATGTAGGCACTAAGGACAAAGAGCAATTTGTCTTTAAAAATGAAGGTTTTAAAAATGTTCATACAGGAAAATATGGCAACCTCATCGCACAAGTTAAACTCATCTTCCCTCAAAAACTCACACAAGAACAGCAAGAATTGCTCCATAAACTCCAAGAGAGTTTTGGCGTAGAGAGCAGACCGCAAGAGAAGAACTTCTCTTCAATTTTTGAAAAAGTAAAAAGCTGGTTTGGCAAATAA
- the recR gene encoding recombination mediator RecR, giving the protein MKRHLKKFYKLVEALELLPTIGKKSATRLAFYMVLEKPMDALKIAHAIEEAVSDVHKCSQCGGLSEDEICYICSDTMRDNTTLCLVENPKDIYVIEESGEYNGYYFVFDKLNQQNIDKLREVINARKTQEIIFAFTPSIQSDALILYIEDQLGEYDLQFTKIAQGVPTGVNLENVDTLSLSKAIAERVNI; this is encoded by the coding sequence GTGAAGCGTCATCTCAAGAAATTTTATAAGCTCGTAGAGGCCCTCGAGCTCTTACCTACAATAGGAAAGAAGAGTGCTACAAGGCTTGCTTTTTATATGGTATTAGAAAAGCCTATGGATGCACTCAAAATCGCGCATGCTATTGAGGAAGCGGTAAGTGATGTGCATAAATGCAGTCAGTGTGGGGGGCTCAGTGAAGATGAGATCTGCTATATCTGTAGCGATACTATGCGAGACAACACTACACTTTGCCTTGTAGAAAACCCTAAAGATATCTATGTAATCGAAGAGAGTGGCGAGTATAACGGCTACTACTTTGTCTTTGATAAGCTCAACCAGCAAAATATTGATAAGCTCAGAGAGGTTATCAACGCGCGGAAAACACAAGAGATAATTTTTGCATTTACCCCATCAATCCAAAGTGATGCACTTATACTCTATATCGAAGATCAATTAGGGGAGTATGATTTGCAGTTTACAAAGATTGCACAAGGAGTCCCTACTGGAGTCAATCTGGAAAATGTAGATACACTCTCTTTGTCAAAAGCTATAGCTGAGAGAGTAAATATATAA
- a CDS encoding class II 3-deoxy-7-phosphoheptulonate synthase, which yields MSWSPSSWRDFPIKQQPEYKNLDELKAVEEQLKTFPPLIFAGEARELKSQLAKVAKGEAILLQGGDCAESFANFNATNIRDLFKVLLQMNMILMYATGKPVVKIGRIAGQYAKPRSSDYEEINGVKLPSYRGDIVNDIAFTPEAREAKPTKLLEAYYKSAATLNLIRAYARGGFADLRAIHKWNLEFLQGNDLENKFEELADKITQALKFMEACGINPDNTPQLKQTTLYTSHEALLLPYEEALTRKDSFTGEWYDCSAHFLWIGDRTRDIDGAHVEFFRGIKNPIGVKVGPTMRPDELITLIEKLNPENELGRLTLIVRMGAQKIGDIFPPLLRAVKNAGKEVVWSIDPMHGNTYKTSQGLKTRDFEKVLSEVKQFIQIHKAEGTIPGGMHLEMTGGDVTECTGSISSGITEELLNSRYHTQCDPRLNANQALELAFMVADTFKDLQK from the coding sequence ATGAGTTGGAGTCCAAGTAGTTGGAGAGACTTTCCAATCAAACAGCAACCAGAATATAAAAATTTAGATGAACTAAAAGCCGTTGAAGAACAGCTTAAAACTTTTCCTCCTCTTATTTTTGCAGGAGAAGCAAGAGAACTCAAAAGCCAGCTTGCGAAAGTTGCAAAAGGTGAAGCAATCCTCTTGCAAGGTGGAGATTGTGCAGAGAGCTTTGCTAATTTCAATGCTACAAATATTCGTGATCTTTTTAAAGTCTTGTTGCAGATGAATATGATTTTGATGTATGCAACAGGAAAGCCGGTAGTAAAGATTGGCCGCATTGCGGGACAATATGCAAAACCACGCAGTAGCGACTATGAAGAGATCAATGGCGTGAAGCTTCCGAGTTACAGAGGTGATATTGTTAACGATATTGCATTTACTCCTGAAGCGCGCGAGGCAAAACCTACAAAACTTCTCGAAGCATACTATAAAAGTGCTGCTACACTCAATCTCATTCGTGCCTATGCACGTGGTGGCTTTGCGGATTTGCGTGCGATTCACAAATGGAACCTGGAGTTTTTGCAAGGAAATGATCTTGAGAACAAGTTTGAAGAGCTTGCAGATAAGATCACCCAAGCTCTTAAATTTATGGAGGCTTGCGGTATCAATCCGGACAATACACCACAGCTGAAGCAGACTACCCTTTATACATCACATGAGGCACTCTTGCTTCCTTATGAAGAGGCACTGACACGTAAAGATAGCTTCACAGGCGAATGGTATGATTGTAGTGCCCACTTTTTGTGGATAGGTGATAGAACAAGGGATATTGATGGAGCACATGTTGAGTTTTTCAGAGGTATCAAAAATCCAATCGGTGTGAAAGTCGGACCGACTATGCGGCCAGATGAGCTGATAACTCTCATCGAAAAGCTCAATCCTGAAAATGAGCTAGGAAGACTTACTCTCATTGTGCGCATGGGTGCACAAAAGATTGGAGATATCTTCCCGCCACTCTTGCGTGCAGTCAAAAATGCAGGCAAAGAGGTGGTCTGGAGTATCGACCCAATGCATGGAAATACTTACAAAACTTCACAAGGGCTCAAAACGCGTGATTTTGAGAAGGTGTTGAGCGAGGTGAAGCAGTTTATCCAGATCCATAAAGCAGAGGGGACGATACCTGGTGGAATGCACTTGGAGATGACAGGTGGTGATGTGACTGAGTGTACAGGAAGTATCAGCTCAGGTATTACTGAAGAGCTTCTCAATAGTCGCTACCATACCCAGTGTGATCCGCGCCTCAATGCAAATCAGGCACTTGAGCTTGCATTTATGGTAGCCGATACTTTTAAAGATTTGCAAAAATGA
- a CDS encoding rhodanese-like domain-containing protein, giving the protein MKKLILLAVAAIFSFAFENVDAAAFAKLLQQKDVVVLDVRTPQEFKEEHIKGANLIPIQVFRYLFLGGRGIRDKSVLVYCHSGNRSVKASKWLEYWGVKKVYNLRGGILEWKAAKLPLVRE; this is encoded by the coding sequence ATGAAAAAACTGATACTTTTGGCAGTAGCTGCTATTTTTAGTTTTGCATTTGAAAACGTAGATGCTGCTGCATTTGCAAAACTTTTGCAGCAAAAAGATGTGGTAGTTTTGGATGTGCGCACGCCGCAAGAGTTTAAGGAGGAGCACATAAAGGGAGCAAATCTTATCCCTATACAGGTATTTCGCTACCTCTTTTTGGGTGGTAGGGGAATAAGAGATAAGAGTGTTCTTGTATACTGCCATAGCGGTAATCGCAGTGTGAAAGCGAGCAAATGGCTAGAATATTGGGGAGTTAAAAAAGTTTATAATTTGCGTGGTGGTATTTTAGAGTGGAAAGCCGCTAAGCTCCCACTTGTTAGAGAGTAA
- a CDS encoding shikimate dehydrogenase gives MKLYAIFGNPVAHSISPKMHNYLFQKLGFDGCYTKIVVEDGAKLKERFFDLSLKGINITVPHKEWAYKLADEVYGIAKEVEAVNTWYEKNGKIYAYNTDAPGFYESIKEYAFENILILGAGGTAKAIALYLKEKGYNPHILNRSAGRLQFFKERGFICYTWDEFEQEKYDLIINTTSAGLKDEALPAPQKILKPLMQEAKYAVDVIYNKLTPFLALARELGLTYKDGTQMLLYQGILAFEIFTDFSFNKEEITRVAKEALTL, from the coding sequence ATGAAGCTCTACGCAATCTTTGGCAATCCCGTCGCTCACTCGATCTCACCTAAAATGCACAACTACCTCTTCCAAAAGCTTGGATTTGATGGGTGCTATACCAAAATAGTCGTAGAAGATGGCGCAAAACTCAAAGAGCGCTTCTTTGATCTCTCACTCAAAGGTATCAATATTACAGTCCCGCACAAAGAGTGGGCCTATAAGCTAGCTGATGAAGTATATGGTATAGCCAAAGAGGTAGAAGCAGTCAATACCTGGTATGAAAAGAATGGCAAAATCTATGCATACAATACAGATGCACCAGGATTTTATGAAAGTATCAAAGAGTATGCATTTGAAAATATTCTCATACTAGGAGCTGGTGGGACTGCCAAAGCGATCGCTCTCTACCTCAAAGAAAAGGGTTACAATCCCCATATTCTCAATCGCAGCGCAGGACGTCTACAATTTTTCAAAGAGCGTGGATTTATATGCTATACATGGGATGAGTTTGAGCAAGAAAAATATGATCTTATTATCAACACAACTTCCGCAGGGCTCAAAGATGAGGCTCTGCCAGCTCCACAAAAGATTCTCAAACCACTCATGCAAGAGGCAAAATACGCTGTCGATGTGATCTATAATAAGCTCACACCATTCTTGGCTTTGGCAAGAGAGTTAGGTCTTACGTACAAAGATGGAACCCAGATGCTCCTCTACCAAGGGATTTTAGCATTTGAGATTTTTACAGATTTTTCATTTAATAAAGAAGAGATTACAAGAGTTGCCAAAGAGGCGCTTACTCTCTAA
- a CDS encoding anthranilate synthase component I family protein, which translates to MIAAKQFMLDEFTPIALYEKIKDLFEGEKSFLFESVVNTTDGNFSYIVCGEEEAIWSQDGKSFYKDIQGNIQEIASNPLLFMKKYYKKIDFAAYKQKSKELGVGFVDGFIGYIGYDMVKEFEPVLKPFMLNLEDTLHTPDFYMIRPKLIVAYSHKNSTLSLITPREHVANDIFAKVEESIKDSYTYHPLKKARLLGEPQFAHSKEKFFEMVKKSKEMIRSGDVFQIVISNRLTQKAIVDRFSFYRKLRSLNPSPYLFLLEFDDFAIAGSSPEVMVRLTDGEILLRPIAGTRKRGATPLKDKELELEMLNDPKEVAEHVMLIDLGRNDVGRVAKAGSVKVPEIMRVERYSHVMHMVSDVVGVLDKKYDMFDLFMATFTAGTMTGAPKIRAMELIAEFEGLKRGYYSGSVGYFGFNGDMDSAITIRTALLKENEVVFQAGAGIVADSKPELEYLEVNNKLGALKRALEELAQ; encoded by the coding sequence ATGATTGCTGCCAAGCAGTTTATGCTTGATGAGTTCACACCCATTGCTCTGTATGAAAAGATAAAAGATCTCTTTGAGGGTGAGAAGAGCTTCCTCTTTGAAAGCGTTGTCAATACAACCGATGGCAATTTTAGCTATATAGTCTGTGGTGAAGAGGAGGCTATCTGGAGCCAGGATGGCAAGAGTTTTTATAAAGACATCCAAGGCAACATACAAGAGATAGCAAGCAATCCTTTGCTCTTTATGAAAAAGTATTATAAAAAAATCGACTTTGCAGCCTATAAACAAAAATCCAAAGAGCTAGGTGTTGGCTTTGTCGATGGATTTATAGGCTATATCGGCTATGATATGGTTAAAGAGTTTGAACCGGTTCTCAAACCCTTTATGCTAAATCTTGAAGATACTCTCCACACACCAGACTTTTATATGATACGCCCAAAACTTATCGTCGCCTATTCACATAAAAACTCCACCCTCTCACTCATTACACCTAGAGAACATGTAGCTAATGATATTTTTGCAAAGGTTGAAGAGAGCATCAAAGATAGCTACACATACCATCCGCTCAAAAAAGCCAGACTTTTGGGTGAGCCACAATTTGCCCACTCAAAAGAGAAGTTTTTTGAAATGGTAAAAAAATCAAAAGAGATGATTCGCAGTGGCGATGTGTTTCAGATTGTCATATCCAATAGACTCACCCAAAAAGCTATCGTTGATAGATTTAGCTTCTACCGCAAGCTCCGTAGTCTCAACCCCTCACCCTATCTCTTTTTATTGGAGTTCGATGATTTTGCAATAGCTGGAAGCAGCCCCGAAGTGATGGTGCGCCTTACTGATGGAGAGATACTTTTGCGCCCAATTGCAGGGACAAGAAAACGGGGAGCTACTCCACTCAAAGACAAAGAACTCGAACTCGAAATGCTCAATGACCCAAAAGAAGTAGCCGAACATGTTATGCTCATAGATCTTGGGCGCAACGATGTGGGTCGTGTGGCAAAGGCTGGATCTGTGAAGGTTCCAGAGATTATGCGCGTAGAGCGCTATAGCCATGTGATGCATATGGTAAGTGATGTAGTAGGTGTTTTGGATAAGAAGTATGACATGTTTGATCTTTTCATGGCTACCTTTACTGCCGGAACTATGACAGGAGCCCCAAAAATTAGAGCTATGGAGCTTATTGCAGAGTTTGAAGGACTCAAAAGAGGCTATTATAGTGGAAGCGTAGGATATTTTGGTTTCAATGGCGATATGGATAGTGCAATTACAATCCGCACAGCACTTCTTAAAGAGAACGAAGTAGTTTTCCAGGCAGGAGCTGGCATTGTCGCTGATAGCAAACCAGAACTTGAGTATCTTGAAGTCAACAACAAGCTTGGAGCACTTAAACGTGCCCTTGAGGAGCTAGCTCAATGA
- a CDS encoding SPOR domain-containing protein, with the protein MDKENLQETFEDLEELHHNELDDIVLENYDKKDKIKRYAIIGALVISIFIVVISIVKMVTESSSAPQEKLVATQAIEENSEQEENFEEVPITNESSKVTNEESQSNQEEVDRVLNEIMETEKSKNKPTKVNQQSATHQTKPAAPKPQPEQKIAKPKEAKKGAAKRVAKPATPKPQPKPVHKSGNYYIQVGAFMMYDPDKAFLAKIKRIGFTYIIKEFTIKGKKVKRVYVGPFSSRSEAARYLPKVRKNIARGAFIAKVTR; encoded by the coding sequence ATGGATAAAGAGAACCTCCAGGAGACTTTTGAAGATTTAGAAGAGCTCCATCACAATGAGCTTGACGATATTGTATTAGAAAATTACGATAAAAAAGATAAAATCAAGCGTTATGCAATTATAGGCGCTCTTGTTATTTCAATTTTTATAGTGGTTATCAGTATCGTAAAGATGGTGACCGAATCATCCAGTGCTCCACAAGAGAAACTTGTAGCAACACAAGCAATCGAGGAAAATAGTGAACAAGAGGAGAACTTTGAAGAGGTTCCAATCACGAATGAAAGCAGCAAAGTTACAAATGAAGAGAGTCAATCTAACCAAGAGGAAGTAGACAGAGTTCTCAATGAGATAATGGAGACAGAAAAATCTAAAAATAAACCAACCAAAGTTAACCAACAGAGTGCTACTCATCAAACAAAACCTGCAGCACCAAAACCTCAACCAGAACAAAAAATTGCTAAACCAAAAGAAGCAAAGAAAGGTGCTGCTAAGCGAGTAGCAAAACCGGCAACGCCTAAGCCGCAGCCAAAACCAGTGCATAAAAGTGGCAACTACTATATTCAAGTGGGTGCATTTATGATGTATGATCCAGATAAAGCCTTTTTGGCAAAAATCAAAAGAATTGGTTTTACTTACATCATCAAGGAGTTTACTATCAAAGGCAAAAAGGTCAAAAGAGTCTATGTAGGTCCTTTTTCAAGCAGAAGCGAAGCTGCTAGATATTTGCCAAAAGTGCGCAAAAATATAGCTAGAGGAGCATTCATCGCAAAGGTTACTCGATGA
- a CDS encoding serine hydroxymethyltransferase, which produces MDFLKNADPAVYEILEKELKRQTDHLEMIASENFTSPAVMEAMGSIFTNKYAEGYPGKRYYGGCEYADAVEELAIERAKKLFGCEYVNVQPHSGSQANQGVYLALLKPYDKILGMDLSHGGHLTHGAKVNASGKIYQSFFYGVNDEGWIDYDRVLDIAKIVRPKLIVCGASAYPRVIDFKKFREIADEVGAILMADIAHIAGLVAAGEHPSPFPYCDVVTTTTHKTLRGPRGGMIMTNDPDIAKKINSAIFPGLQGGPLVHVIAAKAVGFGENLKPDWKEYAKQVKKNAQTLATVLMNRGYNVVSGGTDNHLVLVSFLDRDFSGKDADEALGRAGITVNKNTVPGETRSPFVTSGIRIGSPALTARGMKEAEFELIANKIADILDNIQDVNLQEKIKEEMVALARKFVIYTQPTY; this is translated from the coding sequence ATGGATTTTTTAAAAAATGCCGATCCAGCAGTTTATGAGATACTTGAAAAAGAGCTCAAACGCCAAACTGACCATCTTGAGATGATTGCAAGCGAAAACTTCACAAGCCCTGCCGTCATGGAAGCGATGGGGAGTATATTTACAAACAAATATGCCGAAGGGTATCCTGGCAAACGCTACTATGGCGGATGTGAATATGCGGATGCGGTAGAGGAGCTAGCGATTGAGCGAGCCAAGAAACTCTTTGGTTGCGAATATGTAAATGTGCAGCCACACTCTGGTAGTCAGGCAAACCAAGGGGTCTATCTTGCACTCCTCAAGCCCTATGACAAGATTTTGGGAATGGATTTGAGTCACGGTGGCCATCTCACTCATGGTGCAAAAGTCAATGCTAGTGGCAAAATCTATCAAAGTTTTTTTTATGGTGTCAATGATGAGGGCTGGATCGATTATGATAGAGTTCTAGATATTGCCAAAATTGTGCGACCAAAGCTCATTGTGTGTGGTGCGAGTGCATATCCTAGAGTTATCGATTTTAAGAAGTTTAGAGAGATCGCAGATGAAGTTGGTGCGATATTAATGGCAGACATCGCACATATTGCAGGTCTTGTTGCCGCTGGTGAACATCCGAGTCCATTTCCATACTGTGACGTTGTCACAACTACAACACACAAAACACTCCGCGGACCTCGCGGTGGAATGATCATGACCAATGATCCTGATATTGCCAAAAAAATCAATAGTGCAATATTTCCGGGTCTTCAGGGCGGACCTCTTGTGCATGTAATAGCTGCAAAAGCAGTTGGTTTTGGAGAAAATCTCAAGCCAGACTGGAAAGAGTATGCAAAACAGGTGAAGAAAAACGCCCAAACTCTTGCAACTGTGCTTATGAACAGAGGCTACAATGTGGTCAGTGGTGGTACAGATAACCACCTCGTACTTGTAAGTTTTCTTGATAGAGACTTTAGCGGTAAAGATGCAGACGAGGCTCTAGGACGTGCCGGTATCACAGTCAACAAAAACACAGTTCCAGGGGAAACTCGCAGTCCTTTTGTGACAAGCGGAATTCGCATCGGAAGTCCAGCGCTCACCGCTCGTGGTATGAAAGAGGCAGAGTTTGAACTCATAGCGAATAAAATCGCAGATATATTAGACAATATCCAAGATGTCAATCTCCAAGAAAAAATCAAAGAGGAGATGGTGGCACTTGCTCGCAAATTTGTTATCTATACGCAGCCAACTTACTAA
- the lysS gene encoding lysine--tRNA ligase, with amino-acid sequence MIFDNQYEQQRIQKAEELRKEGINPYGHGFCKEIKNSEFLEKFAYIKEREEKKDESVCVKLTGRIKFLRHMGKAAFAKIEDESGLVQIYFNQDELGKDWFKKVKKLIEVGDIIEAIGYPFVTRTGELTLHVKELNLVTKAIVPLPEKYHGLQDKELRYRQRYLDLIMNPDVKKVFVMRSRIVSLIRQFFEDHGFLEVETPMMHPIPGGANARPFITHHNALGVDRYLRIAPELYLKRLVVGGFEAVFEINRNFRNEGMDATHNPEFTMIEFYWAYHTYEDLMKLTEDLFDYLFDKLGLPKKLPYGEHTIDFSTPFDKIKYKDAIIEIGNVPEDVVEDRAKIITFLKENGIELEFADKMSLGALQAELFDNFVEEKLINPTFITHFPIDISPLARRSDTDPNIAERFELFIAGKEIANGFNELNDPLDQYERFKAQVAAKDVDDEAMHMDEDFVRALGYGMPPTAGEGIGIDRLVMLLTNQHTIRDVILFPAMRPLPKENRNNQEKGES; translated from the coding sequence TTGATATTTGACAACCAGTATGAACAGCAACGTATTCAAAAAGCCGAGGAACTTCGCAAAGAGGGTATCAATCCTTATGGGCATGGCTTTTGTAAAGAGATAAAAAATAGCGAATTTTTAGAAAAATTTGCATATATAAAAGAGAGAGAAGAGAAAAAAGATGAGAGCGTTTGCGTTAAACTCACTGGCCGCATCAAGTTTTTGCGCCATATGGGTAAAGCCGCATTTGCAAAGATAGAGGATGAGAGCGGCCTAGTACAAATATACTTCAATCAAGATGAACTTGGGAAAGATTGGTTTAAAAAGGTCAAAAAGCTTATCGAAGTTGGCGATATCATCGAAGCAATAGGCTATCCTTTTGTAACACGTACAGGGGAACTCACTCTCCATGTCAAAGAGCTCAATCTCGTTACAAAAGCTATCGTTCCTCTGCCAGAAAAGTATCATGGTCTCCAAGACAAAGAGCTACGCTATCGCCAAAGATATCTCGATCTGATCATGAATCCAGATGTGAAAAAAGTCTTTGTTATGCGTAGCCGTATCGTAAGTCTCATACGCCAATTTTTTGAAGATCATGGCTTTTTGGAAGTAGAAACTCCTATGATGCATCCAATTCCAGGTGGTGCAAATGCGAGACCATTTATTACCCACCACAATGCGCTGGGTGTAGATAGATATTTGCGTATTGCTCCAGAACTCTATCTCAAACGCCTTGTTGTAGGCGGTTTTGAAGCTGTCTTTGAGATCAACCGCAATTTTCGTAATGAAGGTATGGATGCTACGCACAATCCAGAGTTTACTATGATAGAGTTCTACTGGGCTTACCATACATATGAAGATCTCATGAAACTCACTGAAGATCTCTTTGATTACCTTTTTGATAAGTTGGGACTTCCAAAAAAGCTCCCGTATGGTGAACATACTATCGACTTTTCTACGCCATTTGACAAGATAAAATACAAAGATGCGATCATAGAGATCGGCAATGTGCCAGAAGATGTTGTAGAAGATAGAGCCAAAATCATTACTTTTCTCAAAGAAAACGGCATCGAGCTAGAATTTGCAGACAAAATGAGTCTTGGTGCATTGCAAGCAGAGCTTTTCGATAATTTTGTAGAAGAAAAACTTATCAATCCAACATTCATCACCCATTTTCCAATTGACATCAGTCCTCTTGCAAGACGTAGTGACACCGACCCAAATATTGCAGAAAGATTTGAGCTTTTCATTGCTGGCAAAGAGATAGCAAACGGCTTCAATGAGCTCAATGATCCACTCGATCAATATGAACGCTTCAAAGCACAAGTTGCTGCAAAAGATGTGGATGATGAGGCTATGCATATGGATGAGGATTTTGTACGTGCACTTGGCTATGGAATGCCCCCTACTGCTGGAGAAGGGATAGGAATAGACCGCCTTGTGATGCTGTTGACAAATCAACACACTATTCGCGATGTGATTCTTTTCCCAGCTATGCGCCCTTTGCCAAAAGAGAATAGAAATAATCAAGAAAAAGGAGAGAGTTGA
- a CDS encoding CvpA family protein: MDGISFFDIVVGVIILFLGLKGLLDGFVKEFFGLAGIIGGIYYGSRYADVIGKFISDNIFVIKNEAALTFVGFITGLFTIWLAMVLLGSLVTKLTHASGMGMLNKLLGLLFGWAKIFLIIAVLIYAVSSIEAFKGFIAKYTKNSVLYPVLVKTGGYIIKLKPQEFIGTPVKEQTAQTTKELQTDIKNETSKIVEKKIKEAIETNLSKEQ; this comes from the coding sequence ATGGATGGCATTAGTTTTTTTGATATTGTAGTTGGAGTAATAATCCTTTTTTTGGGACTCAAAGGGCTCTTGGATGGATTTGTCAAAGAGTTTTTTGGTCTTGCTGGAATAATAGGCGGTATCTACTACGGTTCCCGCTACGCTGATGTTATAGGCAAATTTATAAGTGATAATATTTTTGTTATCAAAAATGAAGCAGCTCTTACATTTGTAGGATTTATTACAGGGCTCTTTACAATCTGGCTTGCAATGGTGCTTCTTGGCTCACTAGTCACCAAACTCACCCATGCAAGTGGCATGGGCATGCTCAATAAACTCCTAGGACTTCTCTTTGGCTGGGCGAAGATCTTTTTGATCATTGCAGTATTAATCTATGCAGTCTCAAGTATCGAAGCTTTTAAAGGATTTATAGCAAAATACACTAAAAATTCTGTACTTTATCCAGTTCTTGTCAAAACCGGCGGCTATATCATCAAACTCAAACCGCAAGAATTTATAGGAACTCCTGTTAAAGAGCAAACAGCACAGACAACCAAAGAGTTACAAACTGACATAAAAAATGAGACATCAAAAATCGTTGAAAAAAAGATCAAAGAAGCAATAGAAACAAATCTTAGCAAGGAGCAGTAG